The genomic segment GACATGCTACCTCCTCTTTACCTTCCTTCTTGCTCTGCCCTCCAGCGTACTGCTTACTGACTTCTTAGCTTTTATTGCAAAACATTAATTCCCTTTTTGTCATCTAATGTTGCTTTTCTCCATTGCTTTCTTATGTGTCTCCTTTCCTTCACCAATTTCtcgttttctttctgttgtctaGACCTAATAGGCTTCAACctgttcatcttcttctctcAATGTTTCCAGATCTTCCAGTACAATATTCATAGATGATGTCTACCATCCTTTCGAATTACTATATTGTTGTGCCTTAAGCCCATCTAACAAGATTATCATGGTACCTATTAACTGTCTCCAGTCTGATAACTTAAAGATGTTACCACATACTGTGCGAGTCAGGATACCTTTGTGTTGATGTAGGTCAGCAACGGTTTCTTCGCTGGAATCATCATCACTCGTGGTTACTTCATCTGATTGAGTAAAAAAGTTGGGCCaaagtttttaaattaaaggctGAACATgcataaatgttacatttaaagcTTTATAAACTATGTTTCAAACTAAATTTTACCGTCATGATTGATCTCGATGTCATCCAGCCCTTTCCCTTGCAGATCAGACAGTTTTCCTTTCTCCATTGCCATGAACAGTTTGCTGACTTTTGCAAGCTGCAGGGTACTCTCTGGAAGCCGGTAGAGTTCTCTGTGGACACGGATGTTGTGTCCGAGAAAGGTGGCAAGTTgatccatttcattttctttaagaTTTAGCACTGTGGACAAAGTGGCGACTTGTTTCCAAAATCTTGTTGAGGTGAGTGCCTCTGGGTACTTTGCACCACATTGTTTAGCATACTTGCGAAAGCAGTCAGAGCCTCTGTAATGGGAAAGGACACCTGGGCGTGCAAACAAGTACACATTCTGTGTGCAGACTTGACATTCATTCCTGTTTGTCACAAGGAGGTGCATTGCAGCGATCATGTCAGATGTGAGAAGCACAGGTACCATTCTTGACCCTTTACCACGAATCTCAACTCTGTCAAAGTGCCTTGCAAGCTTCCTTTCCAATTCAGTAAGGCCGATCATAATGTCAGGATTCAACTCTGTGCGATTCCGCGATGTGAAAACCCGGAGCTCCATTTTTGAAACTTCCCCTTGCCTTTTTCCGTTAAATAGTACTACCTGCGTTAAAGTCACTTTAGCAAGATTTCCGAAGGTTATGCTGTTGCGGTTTTCCTCCAGGTCCTTCACGCACTTAGCAGATTCGGTTGCAAGAAACTggtgcagcagcaacacatcCTGTGTAAATGGTAAAACCTGTGGTTTATTCCATTTGGCTTGTTTAAGTGTACCCAATGCAGCAGCTGAAATGGACTCTGTCCACTTTTTCTCATACAGAGTGGCAAATTGCTTGGCTAACTCTGCAACATCATAGCGATTTGCGATGATGGCATTGCACTGCACAATGCCTGCAACTTTGGCCAAACTGTGCCCCAATTTCAAAGCCAAGGATGGGGTTTTATATGAGTTGCTTTCCAACTCATAACCAGCAACAGCTCTGACTGCTTGTATGACCTGGGGAAAGTTACTGGGCATAACAAGGTCTTCTGTGCTCTTCAAAGGTGTCATAGCTCTTGCCGTTATCAATAATCTTGCCATCTCTCTCATTTTTTGGCATATGTAATCCTTCCTTCTCTCATGTGGTTTCCTGGCGTTATACAGTGACTCGCCAAGGCTAAGAATGTCTCTTTCACTCCTTACTACCAAGGAAATGTCATCCTGGTTCATTTCACAGGCAATCTTCCAAACAGCTTCATGAATTTGATCAGGTTTCGGTAAGTCCAGTTGGATCCGTTTTCGCCCAGTGGGAGGCTCTCCCTCAATGGACTTCTCAGGACAGTTTCTCACATGTCTCCAAAGGCAATCTCTTGCATATAGTCCTTGACAAAACTCGCAATGACGATAACCATCAGACTCTCTTGCTCTAGTGGGTCTTTGACAAGCAACCATTTCCCCAGCACCAGAGGTTGCCATGGTAGCATTAGGGTTAAAGTTATTGTGTGAT from the Sparus aurata chromosome 4, fSpaAur1.1, whole genome shotgun sequence genome contains:
- the LOC115580511 gene encoding uncharacterized protein LOC115580511 isoform X6; amino-acid sequence: MSKRRARLHPEAEATQFILSGGDKPCLKVQWINDYKGRGVFACAPIEKGSFVVEYRGELISQYERDKRQKKYREKQNVFLFDFEWNSSSWCIDASHEDDSLGRLVNDGHKSSNCKMKKLTVHGKPHLCLFAIEDIQAESEITYDYGESQWPWRALTPSVQTLTQPSADQEVCERSTSSFQQTPSVQILTQPSADQEVCERSTSSFQQKPSVQILTQPSADQEVCESSTSSFQQTPSVQTLTQPSADQEVCERSTSSFQQTPSVQILTQPSADQEASERSTSSFQQRPSVQILTQPFADQEASERSTSSFQQKPNVQTLTQPFAGQEASERSTSSFQQTPSVQILTQPSADQEVCESSTSSFQQTPSVQILTQPSADQEVCESSTSSFQQVSQTTGGVSFHQTATAKQISTDESSDCTDYDPNPIPLGMSCSANSSGNTSHNNFNPNATMATSGAGEMVACQRPTRARESDGYRHCEFCQGLYARDCLWRHVRNCPEKSIEGEPPTGRKRIQLDLPKPDQIHEAVWKIACEMNQDDISLVVRSERDILSLGESLYNARKPHERRKDYICQKMREMARLLITARAMTPLKSTEDLVMPSNFPQVIQAVRAVAGYELESNSYKTPSLALKLGHSLAKVAGIVQCNAIIANRYDVAELAKQFATLYEKKWTESISAAALGTLKQAKWNKPQVLPFTQDVLLLHQFLATESAKCVKDLEENRNSITFGNLAKVTLTQVVLFNGKRQGEVSKMELRVFTSRNRTELNPDIMIGLTELERKLARHFDRVEIRGKGSRMVPVLLTSDMIAAMHLLVTNRNECQVCTQNVYLFARPGVLSHYRGSDCFRKYAKQCGAKYPEALTSTRFWKQVATLSTVLNLKENEMDQLATFLGHNIRVHRELYRLPESTLQLAKVSKLFMAMEKGKLSDLQGKGLDDIEINHDDEVTTSDDDSSEETVADLHQHKGSRTETPGNPSHAPDSTTLDSMEGTSASTTLDNMEGTSASTTLDNKNGNTEPRNAGKVRSELQSTR
- the LOC115580511 gene encoding uncharacterized protein LOC115580511 isoform X25 encodes the protein MSKRRARLHPEAEATQFILSGGDKPCLKVQWINDYKGRGVFACAPIEKGSFVVEYRGELISQYERDKRQKKYREKQNVFLFDFEWNSSSWCIDASHEDDSLGRLVNDGHKSSNCKMKKLTVHGKPHLCLFAIEDIQAESEITYDYGESQWPWRALTPSVQTLTQPSADQEVCERSTSSFQQTPSVQILTQPSADQEVCERSTSSFQQKPSVQILTQPSADQEVCESSTSSFQQTPSVQTLTQPSADQEVCERSTSSFQQTPSVQILTQPSADQEASERSTSSFQQRPSVQILTQPFADQEASERSTSSFQQVSQTTGGVSFHQTATAKQISTDESSDCTDYDPNPIPLGMSCSANSSGNTSHNNFNPNATMATSGAGEMVACQRPTRARESDGYRHCEFCQGLYARDCLWRHVRNCPEKSIEGEPPTGRKRIQLDLPKPDQIHEAVWKIACEMNQDDISLVVRSERDILSLGESLYNARKPHERRKDYICQKMREMARLLITARAMTPLKSTEDLVMPSNFPQVIQAVRAVAGYELESNSYKTPSLALKLGHSLAKVAGIVQCNAIIANRYDVAELAKQFATLYEKKWTESISAAALGTLKQAKWNKPQVLPFTQDVLLLHQFLATESAKCVKDLEENRNSITFGNLAKVTLTQVVLFNGKRQGEVSKMELRVFTSRNRTELNPDIMIGLTELERKLARHFDRVEIRGKGSRMVPVLLTSDMIAAMHLLVTNRNECQVCTQNVYLFARPGVLSHYRGSDCFRKYAKQCGAKYPEALTSTRFWKQVATLSTVLNLKENEMDQLATFLGHNIRVHRELYRLPESTLQLAKVSKLFMAMEKGKLSDLQGKGLDDIEINHDDEVTTSDDDSSEETVADLHQHKGSRTETPGNPSHAPDSTTLDSMEGTSASTTLDNMEGTSASTTLDNKNGNTEPRNAGKVRSELQSTR
- the LOC115580511 gene encoding uncharacterized protein LOC115580511 isoform X16, which encodes MSKRRARLHPEAEATQFILSGGDKPCLKVQWINDYKGRGVFACAPIEKGSFVVEYRGELISQYERDKRQKKYREKQNVFLFDFEWNSSSWCIDASHEDDSLGRLVNDGHKSSNCKMKKLTVHGKPHLCLFAIEDIQAESEITYDYGESQWPWRALTPSVQTLTQPSADQEVCERSTSSFQQTPSVQILTQPSADQEASERSTSSFQQRPSVQILTQPFADQEASERSTSSFQQRPSVQILTQPFADQEASERSTSSFQQKPNVQTLTQPFAGQEASERSTSSFQQTPSVQILTQPSADQEVCESSTSSFQQTPSVQILTQPSADQEVCESSTSSFQQVSQTTGGVSFHQTATAKQISTDESSDCTDYDPNPIPLGMSCSANSSGNTSHNNFNPNATMATSGAGEMVACQRPTRARESDGYRHCEFCQGLYARDCLWRHVRNCPEKSIEGEPPTGRKRIQLDLPKPDQIHEAVWKIACEMNQDDISLVVRSERDILSLGESLYNARKPHERRKDYICQKMREMARLLITARAMTPLKSTEDLVMPSNFPQVIQAVRAVAGYELESNSYKTPSLALKLGHSLAKVAGIVQCNAIIANRYDVAELAKQFATLYEKKWTESISAAALGTLKQAKWNKPQVLPFTQDVLLLHQFLATESAKCVKDLEENRNSITFGNLAKVTLTQVVLFNGKRQGEVSKMELRVFTSRNRTELNPDIMIGLTELERKLARHFDRVEIRGKGSRMVPVLLTSDMIAAMHLLVTNRNECQVCTQNVYLFARPGVLSHYRGSDCFRKYAKQCGAKYPEALTSTRFWKQVATLSTVLNLKENEMDQLATFLGHNIRVHRELYRLPESTLQLAKVSKLFMAMEKGKLSDLQGKGLDDIEINHDDEVTTSDDDSSEETVADLHQHKGSRTETPGNPSHAPDSTTLDSMEGTSASTTLDNMEGTSASTTLDNKNGNTEPRNAGKVRSELQSTR
- the LOC115580511 gene encoding uncharacterized protein LOC115580511 isoform X8, with amino-acid sequence MSKRRARLHPEAEATQFILSGGDKPCLKVQWINDYKGRGVFACAPIEKGSFVVEYRGELISQYERDKRQKKYREKQNVFLFDFEWNSSSWCIDASHEDDSLGRLVNDGHKSSNCKMKKLTVHGKPHLCLFAIEDIQAESEITYDYGESQWPWRALTPSVQTLTQPSADQEVCERSTSSFQQTPSVQILTQPSADQEVCERSTSSFQQKPSVQILTQPSADQEVCESSTSSFQQTPSVQTLTQPSADQEVCERSTSSFQQTPSVQILTQPSADQEASERSTSSFQQRPSVQILTQPFADQEASERSTSSFQQRPSVQILTQPFADQEASERSTSSFQQKPNVQTLTQPFAGQEASERSTSSFQQTPSVQILTQPSADQEVCESSTSSFQQVSQTTGGVSFHQTATAKQISTDESSDCTDYDPNPIPLGMSCSANSSGNTSHNNFNPNATMATSGAGEMVACQRPTRARESDGYRHCEFCQGLYARDCLWRHVRNCPEKSIEGEPPTGRKRIQLDLPKPDQIHEAVWKIACEMNQDDISLVVRSERDILSLGESLYNARKPHERRKDYICQKMREMARLLITARAMTPLKSTEDLVMPSNFPQVIQAVRAVAGYELESNSYKTPSLALKLGHSLAKVAGIVQCNAIIANRYDVAELAKQFATLYEKKWTESISAAALGTLKQAKWNKPQVLPFTQDVLLLHQFLATESAKCVKDLEENRNSITFGNLAKVTLTQVVLFNGKRQGEVSKMELRVFTSRNRTELNPDIMIGLTELERKLARHFDRVEIRGKGSRMVPVLLTSDMIAAMHLLVTNRNECQVCTQNVYLFARPGVLSHYRGSDCFRKYAKQCGAKYPEALTSTRFWKQVATLSTVLNLKENEMDQLATFLGHNIRVHRELYRLPESTLQLAKVSKLFMAMEKGKLSDLQGKGLDDIEINHDDEVTTSDDDSSEETVADLHQHKGSRTETPGNPSHAPDSTTLDSMEGTSASTTLDNMEGTSASTTLDNKNGNTEPRNAGKVRSELQSTR
- the LOC115580511 gene encoding uncharacterized protein LOC115580511 isoform X4; this encodes MSKRRARLHPEAEATQFILSGGDKPCLKVQWINDYKGRGVFACAPIEKGSFVVEYRGELISQYERDKRQKKYREKQNVFLFDFEWNSSSWCIDASHEDDSLGRLVNDGHKSSNCKMKKLTVHGKPHLCLFAIEDIQAESEITYDYGESQWPWRALTPSVQTLTQPSADQEVCERSTSSFQQKPSVQILTQPSADQEVCESSTSSFQQTPSVQTLTQPSADQEVCERSTSSFQQTPSVQILTQPSADQEASERSTSSFQQRPSVQILTQPFADQEASERSTSSFQQRPSVQILTQPFADQEASERSTSSFQQKPNVQTLTQPFAGQEASERSTSSFQQTPSVQILTQPSADQEVCESSTSSFQQTPSVQILTQPSADQEVCESSTSSFQQVSQTTGGVSFHQTATAKQISTDESSDCTDYDPNPIPLGMSCSANSSGNTSHNNFNPNATMATSGAGEMVACQRPTRARESDGYRHCEFCQGLYARDCLWRHVRNCPEKSIEGEPPTGRKRIQLDLPKPDQIHEAVWKIACEMNQDDISLVVRSERDILSLGESLYNARKPHERRKDYICQKMREMARLLITARAMTPLKSTEDLVMPSNFPQVIQAVRAVAGYELESNSYKTPSLALKLGHSLAKVAGIVQCNAIIANRYDVAELAKQFATLYEKKWTESISAAALGTLKQAKWNKPQVLPFTQDVLLLHQFLATESAKCVKDLEENRNSITFGNLAKVTLTQVVLFNGKRQGEVSKMELRVFTSRNRTELNPDIMIGLTELERKLARHFDRVEIRGKGSRMVPVLLTSDMIAAMHLLVTNRNECQVCTQNVYLFARPGVLSHYRGSDCFRKYAKQCGAKYPEALTSTRFWKQVATLSTVLNLKENEMDQLATFLGHNIRVHRELYRLPESTLQLAKVSKLFMAMEKGKLSDLQGKGLDDIEINHDDEVTTSDDDSSEETVADLHQHKGSRTETPGNPSHAPDSTTLDSMEGTSASTTLDNMEGTSASTTLDNKNGNTEPRNAGKVRSELQSTR
- the LOC115580511 gene encoding uncharacterized protein LOC115580511 isoform X14 is translated as MSKRRARLHPEAEATQFILSGGDKPCLKVQWINDYKGRGVFACAPIEKGSFVVEYRGELISQYERDKRQKKYREKQNVFLFDFEWNSSSWCIDASHEDDSLGRLVNDGHKSSNCKMKKLTVHGKPHLCLFAIEDIQAESEITYDYGESQWPWRALTPSVQTLTQPSADQEVCERSTSSFQQTPSVQILTQPSADQEVCERSTSSFQQKPSVQILTQPSADQEVCESSTSSFQQTPSVQTLTQPSADQEVCERSTSSFQQTPSVQILTQPSADQEASERSTSSFQQRPSVQILTQPFADQEASERSTSSFQQTPSVQILTQPSADQEVCESSTSSFQQTPSVQILTQPSADQEVCESSTSSFQQVSQTTGGVSFHQTATAKQISTDESSDCTDYDPNPIPLGMSCSANSSGNTSHNNFNPNATMATSGAGEMVACQRPTRARESDGYRHCEFCQGLYARDCLWRHVRNCPEKSIEGEPPTGRKRIQLDLPKPDQIHEAVWKIACEMNQDDISLVVRSERDILSLGESLYNARKPHERRKDYICQKMREMARLLITARAMTPLKSTEDLVMPSNFPQVIQAVRAVAGYELESNSYKTPSLALKLGHSLAKVAGIVQCNAIIANRYDVAELAKQFATLYEKKWTESISAAALGTLKQAKWNKPQVLPFTQDVLLLHQFLATESAKCVKDLEENRNSITFGNLAKVTLTQVVLFNGKRQGEVSKMELRVFTSRNRTELNPDIMIGLTELERKLARHFDRVEIRGKGSRMVPVLLTSDMIAAMHLLVTNRNECQVCTQNVYLFARPGVLSHYRGSDCFRKYAKQCGAKYPEALTSTRFWKQVATLSTVLNLKENEMDQLATFLGHNIRVHRELYRLPESTLQLAKVSKLFMAMEKGKLSDLQGKGLDDIEINHDDEVTTSDDDSSEETVADLHQHKGSRTETPGNPSHAPDSTTLDSMEGTSASTTLDNMEGTSASTTLDNKNGNTEPRNAGKVRSELQSTR
- the LOC115580511 gene encoding uncharacterized protein LOC115580511 isoform X7, with translation MSKRRARLHPEAEATQFILSGGDKPCLKVQWINDYKGRGVFACAPIEKGSFVVEYRGELISQYERDKRQKKYREKQNVFLFDFEWNSSSWCIDASHEDDSLGRLVNDGHKSSNCKMKKLTVHGKPHLCLFAIEDIQAESEITYDYGESQWPWRALTPSVQTLTQPSADQEVCERSTSSFQQTPSVQILTQPSADQEVCERSTSSFQQKPSVQILTQPSADQEVCESSTSSFQQTPSVQTLTQPSADQEVCERSTSSFQQTPSVQILTQPSADQEASERSTSSFQQRPSVQILTQPFADQEASERSTSSFQQRPSVQILTQPFADQEASERSTSSFQQTPSVQILTQPSADQEVCESSTSSFQQTPSVQILTQPSADQEVCESSTSSFQQVSQTTGGVSFHQTATAKQISTDESSDCTDYDPNPIPLGMSCSANSSGNTSHNNFNPNATMATSGAGEMVACQRPTRARESDGYRHCEFCQGLYARDCLWRHVRNCPEKSIEGEPPTGRKRIQLDLPKPDQIHEAVWKIACEMNQDDISLVVRSERDILSLGESLYNARKPHERRKDYICQKMREMARLLITARAMTPLKSTEDLVMPSNFPQVIQAVRAVAGYELESNSYKTPSLALKLGHSLAKVAGIVQCNAIIANRYDVAELAKQFATLYEKKWTESISAAALGTLKQAKWNKPQVLPFTQDVLLLHQFLATESAKCVKDLEENRNSITFGNLAKVTLTQVVLFNGKRQGEVSKMELRVFTSRNRTELNPDIMIGLTELERKLARHFDRVEIRGKGSRMVPVLLTSDMIAAMHLLVTNRNECQVCTQNVYLFARPGVLSHYRGSDCFRKYAKQCGAKYPEALTSTRFWKQVATLSTVLNLKENEMDQLATFLGHNIRVHRELYRLPESTLQLAKVSKLFMAMEKGKLSDLQGKGLDDIEINHDDEVTTSDDDSSEETVADLHQHKGSRTETPGNPSHAPDSTTLDSMEGTSASTTLDNMEGTSASTTLDNKNGNTEPRNAGKVRSELQSTR
- the LOC115580511 gene encoding uncharacterized protein LOC115580511 isoform X24, whose amino-acid sequence is MSKRRARLHPEAEATQFILSGGDKPCLKVQWINDYKGRGVFACAPIEKGSFVVEYRGELISQYERDKRQKKYREKQNVFLFDFEWNSSSWCIDASHEDDSLGRLVNDGHKSSNCKMKKLTVHGKPHLCLFAIEDIQAESEITYDYGESQWPWRALTPSVQTLTQPSADQEVCERSTSSFQQTPSVQILTQPSADQEVCERSTSSFQQKPSVQILTQPSADQEVCESSTSSFQQTPSVQTLTQPSADQEVCERSTSSFQQRPSVQILTQPFADQEASERSTSSFQQTPSVQILTQPSADQEVCESSTSSFQQVSQTTGGVSFHQTATAKQISTDESSDCTDYDPNPIPLGMSCSANSSGNTSHNNFNPNATMATSGAGEMVACQRPTRARESDGYRHCEFCQGLYARDCLWRHVRNCPEKSIEGEPPTGRKRIQLDLPKPDQIHEAVWKIACEMNQDDISLVVRSERDILSLGESLYNARKPHERRKDYICQKMREMARLLITARAMTPLKSTEDLVMPSNFPQVIQAVRAVAGYELESNSYKTPSLALKLGHSLAKVAGIVQCNAIIANRYDVAELAKQFATLYEKKWTESISAAALGTLKQAKWNKPQVLPFTQDVLLLHQFLATESAKCVKDLEENRNSITFGNLAKVTLTQVVLFNGKRQGEVSKMELRVFTSRNRTELNPDIMIGLTELERKLARHFDRVEIRGKGSRMVPVLLTSDMIAAMHLLVTNRNECQVCTQNVYLFARPGVLSHYRGSDCFRKYAKQCGAKYPEALTSTRFWKQVATLSTVLNLKENEMDQLATFLGHNIRVHRELYRLPESTLQLAKVSKLFMAMEKGKLSDLQGKGLDDIEINHDDEVTTSDDDSSEETVADLHQHKGSRTETPGNPSHAPDSTTLDSMEGTSASTTLDNMEGTSASTTLDNKNGNTEPRNAGKVRSELQSTR
- the LOC115580511 gene encoding uncharacterized protein LOC115580511 isoform X2, whose translation is MSKRRARLHPEAEATQFILSGGDKPCLKVQWINDYKGRGVFACAPIEKGSFVVEYRGELISQYERDKRQKKYREKQNVFLFDFEWNSSSWCIDASHEDDSLGRLVNDGHKSSNCKMKKLTVHGKPHLCLFAIEDIQAESEITYDYGESQWPWRALTPSVQTLTQPSADQEVCERSTSSFQQTPSVQILTQPSADQEVCERSTSSFQQKPSVQILTQPSADQEVCESSTSSFQQTPSVQTLTQPSADQEVCERSTSSFQQRPSVQILTQPFADQEASERSTSSFQQRPSVQILTQPFADQEASERSTSSFQQKPNVQTLTQPFAGQEASERSTSSFQQTPSVQILTQPSADQEVCESSTSSFQQTPSVQILTQPSADQEVCESSTSSFQQVSQTTGGVSFHQTATAKQISTDESSDCTDYDPNPIPLGMSCSANSSGNTSHNNFNPNATMATSGAGEMVACQRPTRARESDGYRHCEFCQGLYARDCLWRHVRNCPEKSIEGEPPTGRKRIQLDLPKPDQIHEAVWKIACEMNQDDISLVVRSERDILSLGESLYNARKPHERRKDYICQKMREMARLLITARAMTPLKSTEDLVMPSNFPQVIQAVRAVAGYELESNSYKTPSLALKLGHSLAKVAGIVQCNAIIANRYDVAELAKQFATLYEKKWTESISAAALGTLKQAKWNKPQVLPFTQDVLLLHQFLATESAKCVKDLEENRNSITFGNLAKVTLTQVVLFNGKRQGEVSKMELRVFTSRNRTELNPDIMIGLTELERKLARHFDRVEIRGKGSRMVPVLLTSDMIAAMHLLVTNRNECQVCTQNVYLFARPGVLSHYRGSDCFRKYAKQCGAKYPEALTSTRFWKQVATLSTVLNLKENEMDQLATFLGHNIRVHRELYRLPESTLQLAKVSKLFMAMEKGKLSDLQGKGLDDIEINHDDEVTTSDDDSSEETVADLHQHKGSRTETPGNPSHAPDSTTLDSMEGTSASTTLDNMEGTSASTTLDNKNGNTEPRNAGKVRSELQSTR
- the LOC115580511 gene encoding uncharacterized protein LOC115580511 isoform X3; the encoded protein is MSKRRARLHPEAEATQFILSGGDKPCLKVQWINDYKGRGVFACAPIEKGSFVVEYRGELISQYERDKRQKKYREKQNVFLFDFEWNSSSWCIDASHEDDSLGRLVNDGHKSSNCKMKKLTVHGKPHLCLFAIEDIQAESEITYDYGESQWPWRALTPSVQTLTQPSADQEVCERSTSSFQQTPSVQILTQPSADQEVCERSTSSFQQKPSVQILTQPSADQEVCESSTSSFQQTPSVQILTQPSADQEASERSTSSFQQRPSVQILTQPFADQEASERSTSSFQQRPSVQILTQPFADQEASERSTSSFQQKPNVQTLTQPFAGQEASERSTSSFQQTPSVQILTQPSADQEVCESSTSSFQQTPSVQILTQPSADQEVCESSTSSFQQVSQTTGGVSFHQTATAKQISTDESSDCTDYDPNPIPLGMSCSANSSGNTSHNNFNPNATMATSGAGEMVACQRPTRARESDGYRHCEFCQGLYARDCLWRHVRNCPEKSIEGEPPTGRKRIQLDLPKPDQIHEAVWKIACEMNQDDISLVVRSERDILSLGESLYNARKPHERRKDYICQKMREMARLLITARAMTPLKSTEDLVMPSNFPQVIQAVRAVAGYELESNSYKTPSLALKLGHSLAKVAGIVQCNAIIANRYDVAELAKQFATLYEKKWTESISAAALGTLKQAKWNKPQVLPFTQDVLLLHQFLATESAKCVKDLEENRNSITFGNLAKVTLTQVVLFNGKRQGEVSKMELRVFTSRNRTELNPDIMIGLTELERKLARHFDRVEIRGKGSRMVPVLLTSDMIAAMHLLVTNRNECQVCTQNVYLFARPGVLSHYRGSDCFRKYAKQCGAKYPEALTSTRFWKQVATLSTVLNLKENEMDQLATFLGHNIRVHRELYRLPESTLQLAKVSKLFMAMEKGKLSDLQGKGLDDIEINHDDEVTTSDDDSSEETVADLHQHKGSRTETPGNPSHAPDSTTLDSMEGTSASTTLDNMEGTSASTTLDNKNGNTEPRNAGKVRSELQSTR
- the LOC115580511 gene encoding uncharacterized protein LOC115580511 isoform X18; the encoded protein is MSKRRARLHPEAEATQFILSGGDKPCLKVQWINDYKGRGVFACAPIEKGSFVVEYRGELISQYERDKRQKKYREKQNVFLFDFEWNSSSWCIDASHEDDSLGRLVNDGHKSSNCKMKKLTVHGKPHLCLFAIEDIQAESEITYDYGESQWPWRALTPSVQTLTQPSADQEVCERSTSSFQQKPSVQILTQPSADQEVCESSTSSFQQRPSVQILTQPFADQEASERSTSSFQQRPSVQILTQPFADQEASERSTSSFQQKPNVQTLTQPFAGQEASERSTSSFQQTPSVQILTQPSADQEVCESSTSSFQQTPSVQILTQPSADQEVCESSTSSFQQVSQTTGGVSFHQTATAKQISTDESSDCTDYDPNPIPLGMSCSANSSGNTSHNNFNPNATMATSGAGEMVACQRPTRARESDGYRHCEFCQGLYARDCLWRHVRNCPEKSIEGEPPTGRKRIQLDLPKPDQIHEAVWKIACEMNQDDISLVVRSERDILSLGESLYNARKPHERRKDYICQKMREMARLLITARAMTPLKSTEDLVMPSNFPQVIQAVRAVAGYELESNSYKTPSLALKLGHSLAKVAGIVQCNAIIANRYDVAELAKQFATLYEKKWTESISAAALGTLKQAKWNKPQVLPFTQDVLLLHQFLATESAKCVKDLEENRNSITFGNLAKVTLTQVVLFNGKRQGEVSKMELRVFTSRNRTELNPDIMIGLTELERKLARHFDRVEIRGKGSRMVPVLLTSDMIAAMHLLVTNRNECQVCTQNVYLFARPGVLSHYRGSDCFRKYAKQCGAKYPEALTSTRFWKQVATLSTVLNLKENEMDQLATFLGHNIRVHRELYRLPESTLQLAKVSKLFMAMEKGKLSDLQGKGLDDIEINHDDEVTTSDDDSSEETVADLHQHKGSRTETPGNPSHAPDSTTLDSMEGTSASTTLDNMEGTSASTTLDNKNGNTEPRNAGKVRSELQSTR
- the LOC115580511 gene encoding uncharacterized protein LOC115580511 isoform X15: MSKRRARLHPEAEATQFILSGGDKPCLKVQWINDYKGRGVFACAPIEKGSFVVEYRGELISQYERDKRQKKYREKQNVFLFDFEWNSSSWCIDASHEDDSLGRLVNDGHKSSNCKMKKLTVHGKPHLCLFAIEDIQAESEITYDYGESQWPWRALTPSVQTLTQPSADQEVCERSTSSFQQTPSVQTLTQPSADQEVCERSTSSFQQRPSVQILTQPFADQEASERSTSSFQQRPSVQILTQPFADQEASERSTSSFQQKPNVQTLTQPFAGQEASERSTSSFQQTPSVQILTQPSADQEVCESSTSSFQQTPSVQILTQPSADQEVCESSTSSFQQVSQTTGGVSFHQTATAKQISTDESSDCTDYDPNPIPLGMSCSANSSGNTSHNNFNPNATMATSGAGEMVACQRPTRARESDGYRHCEFCQGLYARDCLWRHVRNCPEKSIEGEPPTGRKRIQLDLPKPDQIHEAVWKIACEMNQDDISLVVRSERDILSLGESLYNARKPHERRKDYICQKMREMARLLITARAMTPLKSTEDLVMPSNFPQVIQAVRAVAGYELESNSYKTPSLALKLGHSLAKVAGIVQCNAIIANRYDVAELAKQFATLYEKKWTESISAAALGTLKQAKWNKPQVLPFTQDVLLLHQFLATESAKCVKDLEENRNSITFGNLAKVTLTQVVLFNGKRQGEVSKMELRVFTSRNRTELNPDIMIGLTELERKLARHFDRVEIRGKGSRMVPVLLTSDMIAAMHLLVTNRNECQVCTQNVYLFARPGVLSHYRGSDCFRKYAKQCGAKYPEALTSTRFWKQVATLSTVLNLKENEMDQLATFLGHNIRVHRELYRLPESTLQLAKVSKLFMAMEKGKLSDLQGKGLDDIEINHDDEVTTSDDDSSEETVADLHQHKGSRTETPGNPSHAPDSTTLDSMEGTSASTTLDNMEGTSASTTLDNKNGNTEPRNAGKVRSELQSTR